CATTTTTAGCAGGAGAACCACCATTAACCAAAATGTTTGAATTTGCTAATAGGCTAAAAATTTGGGCTCTTGTTGCAGCAATAGGTGGTACATTTGATGCTTTTTACAGCTTTGAGCGTGGAATTTTTCAAGGTGAAACACGAGATATTGTTAAACAAGTATTGTTAATTGTATCAGCTATGGGTGGAGCTCA
This Metabacillus endolithicus DNA region includes the following protein-coding sequences:
- a CDS encoding YtrH family sporulation protein → MDKEAFMPAFIHSYFIALGVLLGGTLIGAIGAFLAGEPPLTKMFEFANRLKIWALVAAIGGTFDAFYSFERGIFQGETRDIVKQVLLIVSAMGGAQTGWLLITWLTQEHLS